In Marinobacterium sp. LSUCC0821, the DNA window ACCATTCAATGTGTGAACGAGTTCTGGCTTACCCGTTTCAGGATTGCGCCAGCGAGCCTGCATACGACGCGCTTGATAATCGGTCATGTTTGATACCGATGAGATCTCACGGTACTTCTCTTGGCCTGGTAGCCAAACTTCGATGTCGTAGGTTTTAGCAGCTGAGAAACCAAGGTCACCACCACAGAGTGAAACGACACGGTATGGTAGCTCTAACTTCTGCAGAATCGCTTCAGCATGACCACACATTGCTTCCAAAGCATCCCATGAGGTTTCCGGTTTAACTACTTGGACCATCTCAACTTTTTCAAACTGATGCTGACGAATCATACCGCGTGTATCACGACCTGCCGAACCCGCTTCAGAGCGAAAACAAGGGCTGTGACATGCGTAAGCCATCGGTAGCGCTTCGGCATCAACAATCGCATCACGTACAAGGTTAGTTACGGGTACTTCAGCTGTTGGAATGAGGTAGTAGTCACGATCACCGAAAGGAACTTTAAAGAGATCCTCTTCAAATTTAGGTAACTGCCCTGTCCCCTGAAGTGAATCACTGTTGACCATAAACGGAACGTTAATCTCAGTGTAGCCGTGCTGATCAACATGGGTGTCTATCATGAACTGAGCAAGTGCACGGTGAAGGCGTGCCAATGGGCCTTGAATGACCGCAAAGCGAGAGCCTGTAAGCTTAGCTGCAGTTTCAAAATCCAATCCTTTAAGCCCTTCGCCGACGCTTACGTGATCTTTAACTTCGAAGTCAAAGCTTGCAGGTGTGCCCCAAACGCGAACTTCAACGTTATCATCTTCACTCGCACCCTCAGGTACAGAGCTGTCTGGGATATTTGGTGTGCCCAAAAGAATGGCATCAAGCTGAGACTGGATCTCATTGAGGCGCTCTTTCGACTGATCCAACTTAGCACCTAGCTCACCTACTTCAGCTAGTAGCGGCGCAATATCCTGACCCTGAGCTTTCGCCTGGCCAATCGATTTTGAACGGGTGTTTCGCTCATTCTGAAGGGACTCAGTCTCAACTTGCACCTGCTTACGCTGCTGCTCTAACTCGTTAAATAGAGCAATTGGGAATTCGTAACCCTTTTTAAGTAGCAACTGCGCTACAGCTTCTGGGTTTTCGCGAACCTGGCGTGGATCTAACATCGATCAAACTTCCTATAAATCACTAATCAAATCAGGCGTGTTAGCCAAATCGCCACCGCTAAAGCAGTGACGGATAAAACGACGCTCAATAGTACATAAAAGATCGCTGCGGTGACATGACCTTCATGGATCAAGGTCACTGTTTCGAGCGAAAAAGTTGAAAAAGTTGTAAATGCCCCGAGAAAACCGGTCATTAACAGTGGGCGCATCTCAGCTGGTAACTTTGCGCGCTCCATAATGAGCACGAAAAAGATACCCATTAATAGCGATCCAACAACGTTGGCAGTTAGTGTGCCTACCGGAAGTTTCTGGTCTGCAGAGTTAAGCCAACCACTGAGCCAGTAGCGCGACATAGCACCTAGTGCACCCCCTAGTGCAACACTGAGTATATGAAGCATTTAGCTATCTCTCCTCTTGCTGTAGCGTTTGATTGGGCTCTGATGATCAGCCTCCGCGAGCCAATCCATCTTTTCGCGTAACTTAATCTCTAAGCCACGACTCTCTGGCAAATAGTAGCTTCGCTCTGCGATCTCTTCTGGCAGGTAGATCTCACCTGCAGCATATGCGTTGGGTTCATCATGTGCATAACGGTAACCCTCACCAAAGCCCTGCTCCTTCATAAGATTAGTTGGCGCATTGCGCAGGTGGTTAGGCACTTCATAGCTTGGCTCTTTGGCAACATCAGCTCGACACTGATTAAAGGCCTTATAGAGGGCATTGCTTTTAGGGGCGAGCGCACAGTAGACAGCAGCTTGCGCGATGGCTCGTTCGCCCTCAGCAGGCCCTACCCGTTCAAATGCATCCCAAGCGGTAATAGCGACCTGCATAGCGCGTGGATCAGCGTTACCAATATCTTCAGAGGCGATCGCCACTAAACGACGCGCTATATAGAGTGGATCACAACCCGCATCCAACATGCGACAATACCAATAGAGGGCCCCATCTGCACTCGAGCCACGAACTGACTTATGAAAGGCGGATATCTGATCATAGAAGAGATCGCCACCCTTATCGTATCGTCTAACCCCAGCAGAGAGGACATCAGATAGAGCAGAGAGACGAACGACCTCACCCTGCTCTGAAGTCTCAGCAAGCTCAGAAGCGATCTCTAATAGATTGAGTGCTCTTCTGCCATCACCATCAGCAGCCTCAGCTAAGGCCTTGATGACACCCTCTTCAAATTGCAGCTTGCGCTCGACCAACTGACTGTCCATGGCAAGCGCTCGAAGCAGAAGTTGTTCAAGGGTATCGCTTCCTAGGGCTTTTAATGGATAGACCCGTGCCCTAGATAGCAGAGCGTTATTCAACTCAAAGGATGGGTTCTCTGTTGTTGCGCCAATAAAGATCAGCGTCCCCTCTTCAACATAGGGGAGAAATGCATCCTGTTGGGCCTTATTGAAACGATGGACCTCATCAACAAAGAGAATAGATTTACGGCTAGACTGGACACGTAACATCTTGGCGCGCTCAACTGCGGCACGCACCTCTTTAACACCATCCATGACAGCAGAGATAGAGAGAAACTCAGCATCCACATAGTGAGCGATCAAACGTGCAAGTGTTGTCTTACCCACACCTGGTGGGCCCCACAAAATCAATGAGTGGATTGAACCCTGCTCTAATTGACGACGTAGCGGCTTGCCCTCAGCAAAGAGATGATCCTGCCCTAGGTAGTCATCCAGTGATTGCGGCCGCATACGCGATGCCAGCGGCTCGTATGCGGTCGAAGGGGCGTCCGAGAAGAGATCGCTCATTAAGAACCACCCACCTCAATAAGATCGACCCCGACAGGCGGTTCAAATTGAAAAATCGTTGCATCGAATGATTCAGGAAAGGTGATATCAGTCAGCATAATTAGAGAGCGCTGCCCTAAGGTATCTTCGATCAACAGCTCAGCAAGTCGATCTTCGGTAAAGAGCATACGCAGGCGTTTAAACTCAGCTTGTTCAGCCAGCAGAGGCTTCAACTCATAGAGAGTGTTGCTAGCGCCAGCATCAATCAACGTGACATCAAAGTAGCTTTTTAATTGGCTCAACGAACCACCAAGCACACGAGCCGGTGTCATCACCTCACCCTCGCCCAATGGACGGCGAGTCACCTGCTCCAGGTCAGGATCATAGACCCAGAGCGATAGACCATCGGAAACAATCACCTGAGGAAAAGGCTTCTCAGTCTCCCAACGAAACTTCTCTGACCCTTCAAGCCAGAGCACACCCTCAGAGACCTCCTCACGTGCGGAGCCCTCACCTAACGAGTACTGCTGAAATTTTGCAGATAGACGCTGATGTGACTGAAGTTTTGCAGAAAGATCCTCAACATCTGAAGCCATCACTGAACTGCTAGCACTCATGGCACTAACACAAAGAAACATAGAGGCTAGGATTAATCTTCGAAACATCATTACAACCCCTGAATTTAATCCCGCGGTGGCGGTGGTGCTAACACTTCGCGCTGACCATTACTGCCCGCCTCAGTTACAACACCTGCAGCTTCCATGGTTTCAATCATACGTGCAGCCCGGTTGTAGCCAATCTTGAGCTTACGTTGCACTGAAGAGATAGACGCTTTACGTGTCTCCAATACAAAGGCTACCGCCTCGTCATAAAGCGGATCTGCCTCATCATCAAACAGGCTGCCACCGCCTCCAGCAGCGGCCCCGCCCTCTGAGCCATCACTTAAAATGGCATCTACAAAAACAGGCTCACCCAAAGCTTTCCAAGCTTCCACAACACGATGCACCTCATCATCACCGACGAATGCACCGTGGACACGATTAGGAACCGATGTACCCGCTGGTAGGTAGAGCATGTCACCGTTACCAAGCAGGTTCTCAGCACCGGATTGATCAAGAATGGTGCGAGAGTCGATCTTAGATGAGACCTGGAACGCAATGCGAGTAGGCACGTTTGCTTTAATCAGACCGGTAATAACATCCACTGATGGGCGTTGGGTTGCCAGAATCAAATGGATACCCGCTGCACGCGCTTTCTGGGCAATACGAGCAATCAGCTCTTCCACCTTCTTACCGACAATCATCATCATGTCGGCAAACTCATCTATCACAACAACGATGTACGGAAGCGTCTCTAGAATAGGCGCCGGATCGGTAGGAGAAAGCCCCTGCTCCATCGGATTCCATAGAGGATCTCGCAGTGGCTCGCAACGAGCTGCAGCTTCAGCGACCTTCTCATTGAAACCTGCAATATTACGCACACCTACCTTAGCCATGAGACGGTAGCGATTCTCCATCTCAGCCACACACCAACGTAAACCGCCAGCAGCCTCTTTCATATCGGTGATGACCGGCGTTAATAGATGCGGAATACCATCATAAATTGAGAGCTCTAGCATTTTTGGGTCCACCAGCATCAAACGAACCTCTTCAGGGGTCGCTTTAAATAGCAGACTTAAAAGCATAGCGTTAACACCCACCGACTTACCTGAACCGGTGGTACCCGCCACCAATAGGTGGGGCATCTTAGCGAGGTTGGCAACAACTGGGTTACCCGCAATATCATTACCAAGCGCTAGAGTCAGTTTAGAGGCTGCATCTCGATACGGCTTAGAGGTTAGGACCTCAGAGAGACGAACCATTTCACGCGAGTGGTTAGGTATCTCTATACCCATCACTGACTTACCAGGAATAACCTCAACGACACGAACAGCACTTACAGCCATTGAACGTGCCAAATCTTTAGCAAGGTTTGAGATCTTGCTCGCCTTAACACCCGGTGCTGGCTGAATCTCAAAGCGGGTAATAACAGGACCTGGGTTAACCTCAACCACCTCAGCGACCACACCGAAATCAAGCAGCTTCTGCTCAAGTAGACGTGAAAGGTGTTCAACCTCTTCTGGAGTATAGCCAGAGTCGGTTTTAAGTTCGGGTGGATCGAGAAGGTCCAAACTTGGAATTTTGATTTTAGCGACGCGTTTAGGCGCAGGCTTAGCATCCACCTCATCATCACTATCCATAGGCTTATGAGTCTCAGATAGTGGCACGATCTTAGGACCTTTCTTAGCCTCAAGTGCTGACTCTACAACGTCAAGCTCAGTGCTCTTCGCACTCATATCTGGAGCCGAAGTCGATTCAAGTGCTGGTGTAATTGCTGGTTCTACAGTTTCGGTTGATAGATCAGTCAGATCACCAAGTGAAGGTTCATCAATAAACTCTGGTTCGTTTCTAGGCGTCTCTGTTCGCACTGGACGAACATTCATCTCACGCTCTGCACGCTTAGGGGTTACCTGAGCCGCGGATTTAACTTCACTCCCTTCAGTGAGTTTTGACCACCCCCACAAAACTGCACGCCCCAAGCCATCAAGTAGCTGTTTCCATGTAATGTCGACATAGAAGATAGCGCCAATAACAGCGATAACCCAAAACAGCAGAGTTGCACCAATCACATTGAGCCAGCGAACCATGAAGTCGCTTAATGCGAGTCCCGAAAGACCGCCAGCGGTAAAAGGCATCTGTAGATTGGCATTACTGATGTGAATAGCAGCAAGCGAAGAGATGGCGAGCACCAGAAAAATTGCACCGGCAACTCGAAGCACAACAAATGGCAACATATCGACGGTACCGAGGTAGCGGCGGCGAAGCCAACGAAGTGCTGGAACAATAGTTAAGAAAGGGACAATAAAGGCGGCAACACCCACCCAAGAGACAAAGTAGTCTGCAAACCAAGCACCCAACCAGCCAGCCCAGTTACTCACATCGGCTTGATAACCTTGGTGAGACCAGCCTGAATCACGGGCGTCGTAACTAACCAGCGCGACCATCAAAAGAAGATTGATACCTATCGCCAAAACCAGAAAGGTTTCGCGCGCCACACGATTTAACTGCGTGGTTAAACTGAGCGGTGAAGCTGAAGGTTGATTGCTCAAAAAAAGACCCTTAACACAAACCTAAAAAACTTGAAGCAAAATACCATAAATATGCCCATCAGGGCGATCTCTTGAGCCCTTAAACTTATAAAGTGACAGTTAGGCTATTGATCTCTGGTTGAATTAACGTTTCACTGGCCACATATTTGTTAAAACTGAATTATATTTTGGACGAGTTAAAGATGAGCGAAGTACAACATCACCGTTTAGTTATCCTTGGTTCTGGCCCTGCTGGCTACACAGCTGCAGTCTACGCAGCACGCGCCAACCTCAACCCTGTCGTGATTACCGGCATGCAACAGGGTGGCCAGCTCACCACAACCACTGAAGTCGACAACTGGCCTGGCGATGTTGAAGGTGTACAAGGTCCTGAGCTTATGCAGCGTATGCAAGCACACGCTGAGCGCTTTAACACTCAAATCATTTTCGATCACATTAACAAAGCTGAACTAACCCAGCGCCCATTCAAATTGACTGGCGACATGGGTACTTACACCTGTGACGCACTCATCATCGCAACCGGCGCATCAGCTCAGTACCTAGGTCTTGAGTCTGAAGAGGCATTCAAAGGCAAGGGTGTAAGTGCATGTGCGACCTGTGACGGTTTCTTCTACCGCAATCAGAAAGTGGTTGTCGTGGGTGGTGGTAACACTGCAGTTGAAGAGGCACTCTACCTATCCAACATCGCTGCAGAAGTGACTCTAGTGCACCGCCGCGATTCACTTCGCTGTGAGAAGATCATGGCAGACAAGTTGATGGAGCGTGCAGAGAACGGCAACATCAAGCTAGTTTGGAACCATACAATCGACGAAGTACTTGGCGACAAGATGGGCGTAACCGGCATTCGAGTTAAGAGCACAGAGAGTGGCGAAACTCAGGATCTAGAAGCTCAAGGCGTATTCATCGCTATCGGCCACAAGCCAAATACAGAGCTATTCATAGATCAACTTGAGATGGAGCATGGCTACCTGAAGATCCGTTCTGGACTTGAAGGTAACGCGACACAAACCAACATCGAAGGCGTCTACGCTGCAGGTGATGTGTGTGACCACATGTACCGTCAAGCGATCACCTCGGCTGGCTTCGGCTGTATGGCTGCACTGGATGCGGAACGTTACCTAGATAACCTCGGTAAATAAAAGCTCCATGTACCTCCCCTGGTTGGAAACTGGGGATCCCCAGTTTCCAACAATTGATCTCGCCCTAGATGAACCCAACGGCCTTCTTGCTGCCGGTGGCGAGCTCACCCCACAATGGCTTACTGATGCCTATCAAAATGGCATATTTCCTTGGTTTAGCGACGACGACCCCATTCTTTGGTGGAGCCCCTCTCCTCGCTGCGTCATGTTTCCAGAGCAGTTTCATCTTTCAAAATCGCTTCGCAAAACGATACGCAATTTGCACTATGAAATTCGCATAGATCAGAGCTTTGAAAAAGTCATGCGCGCCTGTGCAGCACCGCGCGCAGATCAAAACGGAACCTGGATTTCAGAGGAGATTATCAAGGCCTATAGCCAACTTCATCGCATGGGCATCGCCCACTCTGTTGAGCTATGGGTAGAGAACGAACTAGTCGGCGGACTCTATGGTCTCAACTTCGGTCGAATCTTCTTCGGGGAATCGATGTTTTCCCTAAGAGCTAACGCATCCAAGATCGTTTTTCATCACCTATGTGGCAAACTTCAAGAAGCGAACTATGCTGTAATTGATTGTCAGGTATACAACCCTCACCTGGCTTCACTTGGTGCGGTTGAAATTGATCGCGAAAGATTTAAAAATCTACTCCAAGGGTGCAGTGAACAGCCTGCGTTTGATCCTTGGTTAGAGAAAAGGTGGTAGTTTCGATGTCCAATCTGCAAACACTTAAATTTTTTGTAACCCCGCCACACGACTGCAGCTACATCAAGCCAGCCGAAGCGGTTACATTGTTCGTCGACCCACAAGCAGAGATCAATCGCCCCACTTACACACATCTAACACAACTCGGCTTTCGTCGCAGCGGCACCCATATCTACCGCCCTCACTGTGAGTATTGCAAAGCGTGTATCTCAGCCCGAATCCCTGTTGAGCAATTTAATCTCTCTAAGGGGCAGCGCCGAATTAGCAATAAAAATAGCGACATCTTAGTTGAGACTATTATGCCGAGGCTCGACGAGGAGATTTGGCAGCTCTACCAGAGCTACATAAGCGAACGGCATCAGGATGGCGATATGTATCCGCCAACCAAAGAGCAGTTCGATAGCTTCCTAGTAGAGACCAACCAAGAGACACGCTTCCACCTATTCAGAGATAGCGAAGGCACACTGCTAGCGGTCGCCGTTACAGACCAACTCGAAGATGGCATCTCTGCGGTCTACACCTTCTTTAGCCCCTACCATGATAAACGCAGCCTTGGTGTATACGCTGTACTTTGGCAAATTGAATATCTAAAAACACGCCGCGAACCCTACCTCTATCTCGGCTACTGGGTGAAATCTTGCCGTAAGATGACCTACAAAACCGGATTTAAACCGCTTGAAATCCTTTTAGACGATAATTGGGTAGCGGCAACCGATGATATGATCCTATAGACCATTTCACTTTCAGCTCGTTTTCAGGCAGAATACGCGACCTTCAGGACCAATTAATCGAAAATACGCAGATTTGCGGTCGATTAATTAGGAAAGATTCAATTAAGAGTAGGTAGTTAATGGCTAAAGAAGACGCTTTTGAAATGGAAGGTACGGTAATTGATACCCTTCCTAACACGATGTTCCGTGTAGAACTGGAGAACGGTCACGTTGTGATTGCACACATCTCTGGCAAAATGCGCAAAAACTACATCCGTATCCTTACGGGCGATAAAGTGAAAGTTGAACTAACTCCATACGACCTAAACAAAGGCCGAATCACTTACCGCGCTCGCTAAGCTTTTCGTAGTAAAGCGGTTAGCAACAGATCTCGAGAGATGGCCACTAAACAGTGGCCATCTCTTTTTCTGTAATGGTTAACGTTAGCTCACCATCGCTACCAACCCCGATCTCAACACTACCGCCCGCCTCTGCAAGTTCACCAAACAGAATCATCTCTGCCAGTGGTTTCTTGATCTTCTCTTGAATGAGACGGCGCATAGGTCGCGCACCCATCTTCTCGTCGTAGCCCTTCTCAGCTAGCCAATCGGATGCGTCTGCTGTGGCGTGGATTGATACAGCCTTGTCATCAAGCTGCGCCTGCAACTCCATCAAGAACTTATCAACCACTCCGCGCACGATTTTTGGCGTCAAGGCTTTGAACTGAACAACCGAATCCAGACGGTTACGGAACTCAGGCGTAAAGAGACGTTTAATCGCCTCCATACCATCGCTACTGTGATCTTGCTTGGTGAAGCCGAAGCTAGCACGCCCCATATCTTCAGCACCCGCATTGGTAGTCATGATCAGAATGATGTTTCTGAAGTCCGCTTTACGACCATTGTTATCGGTTAGCGTACCGTTATCCATCACCTGTAGAAGCAGGTTGAATACCTCTGGGTGCGCCTTCTCAATCTCATCAAGCAGAACCACTGCATGTGGCGACTTAGTCACCGCCTCAGTTAACAAGCCACCCTGATCAAAGCCAACATATCCCGGCGGTGCACCAATCAGGCGTGATACGGTATGGCGTTCCATATATTCCGACATATCGAAGCGGATCAACTCGATCCCCAGAATACGAGCCAACTGGGCAGTAACCTCTGTCTTACCAACACCGGTAGGACCTGCAAATAGGAAGCTACCGACGGGTTTGTTAGGCTCTTTTAGGCCTGCGCGCGAAAGCTTGATCGCTGCCGCGAGATTATCGATCGCTTCATCCTGCCCCAACACAACCATCTTCAGATTGCTGTCGAGTTTAGCCAACTGCTGTTTATCAGATGCAGAGACGCTCTTAGGCGGAATACGAGCAATTTTCGCGACGATATTCTCGATTTGAACCACGTCGATAATCTCGACCCGTTTCTCCTCAGGAATAAGACGCTGATATGCACCCGCCTCATCAATCACATCGATCGCCTTATCAGGCAAGTGCTTCTCGTTGATGTAGCGATCAGCCATCTCAGCGGCCGCCTTAAGTGCTGCATCTGAGTATTTAATATTGTGATGCTCTTCAAAGCGAGAACGCAGGCCTTTCAGAATCTGATAGGTCTCATCAACACTTGGCTCAAGCACATCGACCTTCTGGAAACGGCGAGCCAAGGCTCTATCCTTTTCAAAAATGCCACGAAACTCTTGGAAGGTGGTCGATCCAATACAGCGAAGCTTACCTGAGCTAAGGAGCGGTTTAAGAAGGTTGCTGGCGTCCATCGAACCGCCTGAGGTCGCACCTGCGCCGATAATGGTATGGATCTCATCGATAAACAGCACCGCTTCCGGTTGCTCTTTGATCTCATTGAGCAGCGCTTTGAGACGCTTCTCAAAATCACCACGATATTTAGTGCCCGCTACTAGCGCACCCAGGTCTAATGAGTAGACAACTGAGTTAGCGATAACATCCGGCACCTGCTCTTCGATGATCAGTTTAGCAAGACCCTCAGCAATAGCAGTCTTACCGACACCCGCCTCACCTACCAACAGCGG includes these proteins:
- a CDS encoding arginyltransferase gives rise to the protein MSNLQTLKFFVTPPHDCSYIKPAEAVTLFVDPQAEINRPTYTHLTQLGFRRSGTHIYRPHCEYCKACISARIPVEQFNLSKGQRRISNKNSDILVETIMPRLDEEIWQLYQSYISERHQDGDMYPPTKEQFDSFLVETNQETRFHLFRDSEGTLLAVAVTDQLEDGISAVYTFFSPYHDKRSLGVYAVLWQIEYLKTRREPYLYLGYWVKSCRKMTYKTGFKPLEILLDDNWVAATDDMIL
- the lolA gene encoding outer membrane lipoprotein chaperone LolA, which translates into the protein MASDVEDLSAKLQSHQRLSAKFQQYSLGEGSAREEVSEGVLWLEGSEKFRWETEKPFPQVIVSDGLSLWVYDPDLEQVTRRPLGEGEVMTPARVLGGSLSQLKSYFDVTLIDAGASNTLYELKPLLAEQAEFKRLRMLFTEDRLAELLIEDTLGQRSLIMLTDITFPESFDATIFQFEPPVGVDLIEVGGS
- the trxB gene encoding thioredoxin-disulfide reductase, translating into MSEVQHHRLVILGSGPAGYTAAVYAARANLNPVVITGMQQGGQLTTTTEVDNWPGDVEGVQGPELMQRMQAHAERFNTQIIFDHINKAELTQRPFKLTGDMGTYTCDALIIATGASAQYLGLESEEAFKGKGVSACATCDGFFYRNQKVVVVGGGNTAVEEALYLSNIAAEVTLVHRRDSLRCEKIMADKLMERAENGNIKLVWNHTIDEVLGDKMGVTGIRVKSTESGETQDLEAQGVFIAIGHKPNTELFIDQLEMEHGYLKIRSGLEGNATQTNIEGVYAAGDVCDHMYRQAITSAGFGCMAALDAERYLDNLGK
- the infA gene encoding translation initiation factor IF-1; translation: MAKEDAFEMEGTVIDTLPNTMFRVELENGHVVIAHISGKMRKNYIRILTGDKVKVELTPYDLNKGRITYRAR
- the clpA gene encoding ATP-dependent Clp protease ATP-binding subunit ClpA; translated protein: MLNRELEDTLSTAFRSAGSQRHEFLTVEHLLLALLENRHAFEVLAACGADLDRLRAQLTQFIAQTSPLLPENVADAETQPTLGFQRVLQRAVFHVQSSGKSEVTGANVLVAIFSEQESQAVFFLLSQGIERLDVVNYISHGAGESEQPENNSVEGEGQAEQQQEQSALSKYAINLNKQAALGQIDPLVGRDEEVERVIQILSRRRKNNPLLVGEAGVGKTAIAEGLAKLIIEEQVPDVIANSVVYSLDLGALVAGTKYRGDFEKRLKALLNEIKEQPEAVLFIDEIHTIIGAGATSGGSMDASNLLKPLLSSGKLRCIGSTTFQEFRGIFEKDRALARRFQKVDVLEPSVDETYQILKGLRSRFEEHHNIKYSDAALKAAAEMADRYINEKHLPDKAIDVIDEAGAYQRLIPEEKRVEIIDVVQIENIVAKIARIPPKSVSASDKQQLAKLDSNLKMVVLGQDEAIDNLAAAIKLSRAGLKEPNKPVGSFLFAGPTGVGKTEVTAQLARILGIELIRFDMSEYMERHTVSRLIGAPPGYVGFDQGGLLTEAVTKSPHAVVLLDEIEKAHPEVFNLLLQVMDNGTLTDNNGRKADFRNIILIMTTNAGAEDMGRASFGFTKQDHSSDGMEAIKRLFTPEFRNRLDSVVQFKALTPKIVRGVVDKFLMELQAQLDDKAVSIHATADASDWLAEKGYDEKMGARPMRRLIQEKIKKPLAEMILFGELAEAGGSVEIGVGSDGELTLTITEKEMATV
- a CDS encoding replication-associated recombination protein A encodes the protein MSDLFSDAPSTAYEPLASRMRPQSLDDYLGQDHLFAEGKPLRRQLEQGSIHSLILWGPPGVGKTTLARLIAHYVDAEFLSISAVMDGVKEVRAAVERAKMLRVQSSRKSILFVDEVHRFNKAQQDAFLPYVEEGTLIFIGATTENPSFELNNALLSRARVYPLKALGSDTLEQLLLRALAMDSQLVERKLQFEEGVIKALAEAADGDGRRALNLLEIASELAETSEQGEVVRLSALSDVLSAGVRRYDKGGDLFYDQISAFHKSVRGSSADGALYWYCRMLDAGCDPLYIARRLVAIASEDIGNADPRAMQVAITAWDAFERVGPAEGERAIAQAAVYCALAPKSNALYKAFNQCRADVAKEPSYEVPNHLRNAPTNLMKEQGFGEGYRYAHDEPNAYAAGEIYLPEEIAERSYYLPESRGLEIKLREKMDWLAEADHQSPIKRYSKRRDS
- the aat gene encoding leucyl/phenylalanyl-tRNA--protein transferase, yielding MYLPWLETGDPQFPTIDLALDEPNGLLAAGGELTPQWLTDAYQNGIFPWFSDDDPILWWSPSPRCVMFPEQFHLSKSLRKTIRNLHYEIRIDQSFEKVMRACAAPRADQNGTWISEEIIKAYSQLHRMGIAHSVELWVENELVGGLYGLNFGRIFFGESMFSLRANASKIVFHHLCGKLQEANYAVIDCQVYNPHLASLGAVEIDRERFKNLLQGCSEQPAFDPWLEKRW
- the crcB gene encoding fluoride efflux transporter CrcB → MLHILSVALGGALGAMSRYWLSGWLNSADQKLPVGTLTANVVGSLLMGIFFVLIMERAKLPAEMRPLLMTGFLGAFTTFSTFSLETVTLIHEGHVTAAIFYVLLSVVLSVTALAVAIWLTRLI
- the serS gene encoding serine--tRNA ligase; its protein translation is MLDPRQVRENPEAVAQLLLKKGYEFPIALFNELEQQRKQVQVETESLQNERNTRSKSIGQAKAQGQDIAPLLAEVGELGAKLDQSKERLNEIQSQLDAILLGTPNIPDSSVPEGASEDDNVEVRVWGTPASFDFEVKDHVSVGEGLKGLDFETAAKLTGSRFAVIQGPLARLHRALAQFMIDTHVDQHGYTEINVPFMVNSDSLQGTGQLPKFEEDLFKVPFGDRDYYLIPTAEVPVTNLVRDAIVDAEALPMAYACHSPCFRSEAGSAGRDTRGMIRQHQFEKVEMVQVVKPETSWDALEAMCGHAEAILQKLELPYRVVSLCGGDLGFSAAKTYDIEVWLPGQEKYREISSVSNMTDYQARRMQARWRNPETGKPELVHTLNGSGLAVGRTLVAVLENYQEADGSVRVPEVLKPYMGGLEKLSV
- a CDS encoding DNA translocase FtsK; amino-acid sequence: MSNQPSASPLSLTTQLNRVARETFLVLAIGINLLLMVALVSYDARDSGWSHQGYQADVSNWAGWLGAWFADYFVSWVGVAAFIVPFLTIVPALRWLRRRYLGTVDMLPFVVLRVAGAIFLVLAISSLAAIHISNANLQMPFTAGGLSGLALSDFMVRWLNVIGATLLFWVIAVIGAIFYVDITWKQLLDGLGRAVLWGWSKLTEGSEVKSAAQVTPKRAEREMNVRPVRTETPRNEPEFIDEPSLGDLTDLSTETVEPAITPALESTSAPDMSAKSTELDVVESALEAKKGPKIVPLSETHKPMDSDDEVDAKPAPKRVAKIKIPSLDLLDPPELKTDSGYTPEEVEHLSRLLEQKLLDFGVVAEVVEVNPGPVITRFEIQPAPGVKASKISNLAKDLARSMAVSAVRVVEVIPGKSVMGIEIPNHSREMVRLSEVLTSKPYRDAASKLTLALGNDIAGNPVVANLAKMPHLLVAGTTGSGKSVGVNAMLLSLLFKATPEEVRLMLVDPKMLELSIYDGIPHLLTPVITDMKEAAGGLRWCVAEMENRYRLMAKVGVRNIAGFNEKVAEAAARCEPLRDPLWNPMEQGLSPTDPAPILETLPYIVVVIDEFADMMMIVGKKVEELIARIAQKARAAGIHLILATQRPSVDVITGLIKANVPTRIAFQVSSKIDSRTILDQSGAENLLGNGDMLYLPAGTSVPNRVHGAFVGDDEVHRVVEAWKALGEPVFVDAILSDGSEGGAAAGGGGSLFDDEADPLYDEAVAFVLETRKASISSVQRKLKIGYNRAARMIETMEAAGVVTEAGSNGQREVLAPPPPRD